From Nonomuraea helvata, a single genomic window includes:
- a CDS encoding amino acid transporter codes for MVLAKRPAATEGTLRSWLLEGLQTDRNQIEHGPHVKHPWWRVMCLTGVDYFSTLGYQPGIAALAAGLLSPLATLFLVALTLLGALPVYRRVAVESPYGQGSIAMLEKLAPQWWGKIFVLVLLGFAATDFVITMTLSAADATAHILENPFVPAFLDGQRVPVTLVLLAMLGGVFLMGFSEAIGLATLLVLIYLSLNAVVVGAAIVHVLEAPRVVLDWQHALSGGFGSPLAMIGLSLVVMPKLALGLSGFETGVAVMPVIKGDLQERIKGARRLLTTAALIMSVFLIFSSFVTTLLIPPQEFRDGGKASGRALAYLAHAYLGNGFGTAYDVSTIAILWFAGASAMAGLINLVPRYLPRYGMAPEWTGAVRPLVLVFSAIGFGITIIFRADVNAQGGAYATGVLVLILSAAVAVTLTARRRGLHRAAAGYAVIAAVLAYTLVDNVRERPDGVKIASFFIGAIIATSLISRATRSMELRVTAVHLDPLAEQFVNEVACGEIHVIANEPHKRDQHEYNEKLRETWLAHRLRSSEPVVFVEVTVPDASEFETELRVRGEERYGHKILMIESSAVPNTLAALLLHLRDRTGSAPHIYFHWTEGNPVVAMLRYLVFGGGDVPALTREVLRQAEPHRERRPHVHVA; via the coding sequence ATGGTGCTGGCGAAGCGGCCGGCGGCTACGGAAGGGACGCTGCGTTCCTGGCTGTTGGAGGGGCTGCAGACCGACCGTAACCAGATCGAGCACGGTCCCCATGTGAAGCACCCGTGGTGGCGGGTGATGTGCCTGACCGGCGTGGACTACTTCTCCACGCTGGGCTACCAGCCGGGCATCGCCGCGCTGGCGGCGGGGCTGCTGTCGCCGCTGGCCACCCTGTTCCTGGTGGCGCTCACACTGCTGGGCGCGCTGCCGGTCTACCGCAGGGTGGCGGTCGAGAGCCCGTACGGGCAGGGCTCGATCGCGATGCTGGAGAAGCTCGCGCCCCAGTGGTGGGGCAAGATCTTCGTGCTGGTCCTGCTGGGCTTCGCCGCCACCGACTTCGTGATCACGATGACGCTGTCGGCGGCGGACGCGACCGCGCACATCCTGGAGAACCCGTTCGTGCCGGCCTTCCTGGACGGGCAGCGGGTGCCGGTCACGCTCGTGCTCCTGGCGATGCTGGGCGGGGTGTTCCTGATGGGCTTCAGCGAGGCCATCGGCCTCGCCACACTGCTCGTCCTCATCTATCTGAGCCTGAACGCGGTCGTCGTGGGGGCCGCGATCGTGCACGTGCTGGAGGCCCCCCGGGTCGTGCTGGACTGGCAGCACGCGCTGAGCGGCGGCTTCGGCAGCCCGCTCGCCATGATCGGGCTGTCGCTGGTGGTCATGCCGAAGCTGGCGCTGGGCCTGTCCGGGTTCGAGACCGGTGTCGCGGTGATGCCGGTGATCAAGGGCGACCTCCAGGAGCGGATCAAGGGCGCCAGGCGGCTGCTCACCACCGCCGCGCTGATCATGAGCGTGTTCCTGATCTTCTCCAGCTTCGTCACCACCCTGCTCATCCCGCCGCAGGAGTTCCGGGACGGCGGCAAGGCGAGCGGGCGGGCGCTGGCCTACCTGGCGCACGCCTACCTGGGCAACGGGTTCGGCACCGCGTACGACGTGTCCACCATCGCGATCCTCTGGTTCGCCGGGGCCTCGGCGATGGCCGGGCTGATCAACCTCGTGCCGCGTTACCTGCCCCGGTACGGCATGGCGCCGGAGTGGACGGGCGCGGTGCGGCCGCTCGTGCTGGTGTTCTCGGCGATCGGGTTCGGCATCACGATCATCTTCCGCGCCGACGTCAACGCCCAGGGCGGCGCGTACGCGACAGGCGTGCTGGTGCTCATCCTCTCGGCCGCGGTCGCGGTGACGCTGACGGCCAGGAGGAGAGGCCTGCACCGGGCGGCCGCGGGGTACGCGGTCATCGCGGCCGTGCTGGCCTACACCCTGGTGGACAATGTCAGGGAGCGGCCCGACGGCGTCAAGATCGCCTCGTTCTTCATCGGGGCCATCATCGCCACGTCGTTGATCTCCCGGGCCACCCGCTCGATGGAGCTGCGGGTCACGGCGGTCCACCTGGATCCGCTGGCGGAGCAGTTCGTCAACGAGGTGGCGTGCGGCGAGATCCACGTGATCGCCAACGAGCCGCACAAACGGGATCAGCACGAGTACAACGAGAAGCTCCGCGAGACCTGGCTCGCCCACCGGCTGCGCTCCTCGGAACCGGTGGTCTTCGTGGAGGTGACGGTGCCGGACGCCTCGGAGTTCGAGACAGAGCTGCGGGTCAGGGGCGAGGAGCGGTACGGCCACAAGATCCTGATGATCGAGAGCTCGGCCGTGCCCAACACGCTGGCGGCGCTGCTGCTGCACCTGCGGGACCGCACCGGCTCGGCCCCGCACATCTACTTCCACTGGACCGAGGGCAACCCGGTGGTCGCGATGCTGCGCTACCTGGTCTTCGGCGGCGGCGACGTACCGGCGCTGACCAGGGAGGTGCTGCGCCAGGCCGAGCCGCACCGCGAA